The genomic stretch GGAGTGAGGGGAAGCTTCTGTCATCATCAGTGTGGACTGTCTAGAGCTGTAATGTTTTCACATCCAACTCTgagaaccaaaccagagtttgtgattgttggaacagtagAAAGACAAGACGGTTTTGGTTGAGGTTTACTTTGTTTGGTATAAAATTGTATTACATGACAGGACGGCCTGGggctagctagttagcatgctaactttagaAGATATCACTGCAGCACAATATAGACAttcatttttggatgttttcaaCTAAAAAGGTGACGTATATAAGAAGTGGCCCCCTACCAAATTCATACTCAGCATATCATCAGAGTAACTGCAGCTGCCTGATAGCTAGTTGGCTCATTTAGCCAAGCAGCTAGCAGTAAACTTTGCCTGTGCTGGGAGCTCGGCGCACTGGAGGagtgtgttgatgtttgcaTTGCCACTACAGGAGCCAAACATGGCAAGACAACCACCTGGGTACTGTTGGACTGTTGCTGGATGACACAGTGACTCACTATTGCCTCTTGAGGCACAGAGTGGTATTACGGGGCAGGGTGGGCTTGCTGGTTAGCACAGATGGTTTTGACATAACATCAAAACTGgtatttcttcacattctgttgataatccAAGTcagtttttgaatgttttaaactagATTTGTTTCACATTGTCAATTTTTCTTATGTTagatttatatatattatttacaAAATCTTTTAAATATGCATAATTTGCTTGTCCAACAATGAAATTCAGTCAAAGTTGCCAAATGCCACTTTGAGGACAGCTGTGGACTCATAGATGTCTGTCACAGATGTAAACGCAGGTCTGAGATATGACCACAACAAAAGGCAGGTGTCCTGGAAGCAACACTGTTCCCCTATCTCTGGAAACAAGCCCATTTAGAATGGTTTGTGTTTAATGTCATTAAATTAAGTGCTTGCTCCTGACCAATCCATGATCTCTGGTGTCAGATGCTGGCCAAGGTCATCCGGCATTTTAACAAGATTCCCTCTTTCACCCCCTGACCCTCCTCTTTATCTGATGCTGGTTTGAAGGCTCAAGGTGTCCCCCCCCTTGTTGCCATGGTAGCCGGTCCGTCAGAGAtaaatgtgtctgcatgtggATTTGTTGCCTGACACTTGGAAAACAATCATGCCCAGTCATAAATCTGTTTAAGAGCCCATGTTTAATCAATGCAGTTAAATCCTCATTTAAATGTGCCCTCTTCCAAAAATCCTCTCAATCACCTTCCAATCTGACTCTTTTATGAACACAAAGCATGCCAAATAACATAGAAAAGTTGCCCAcagctgttctgctgcagcatctgtcTTTTGTGCCCATGTGTacaaaagccacacacacactagttcAGGAGAGGAGAATAACTAATTGAAAGGTTGGAGAACAATTTAAGCCCTTTTGAAAGTAATAAAGACTTTATAGCATCCCATCTGTCTACAATAGGGGCCATGGAAGTTGTATTGTTTGATTCAACATCGTGTATGTAAGTCAGGGACGCTAATGGACATCAACAAGCCCGGAGACTGACGGGATTAATCTGTACATACCACAACGCCGCACAGAGAGCACTGCTTCTTGCGCTCGTACGGTGTCAGTTTGGGGGCGTAGTCTGTGTTAGCGTGTCGACCACTGCTGAGCTCAGCAgccttctctttcctctgctcgATTTGCTCCATATGCCTACGGCTGCTCTCATCATGCTGCGGAGGAAACCAGAAACCAGGGGTCATATGGGAAACCGAGAATTGCTGTATGGTGTCTGATGGAGACGCAAGGTGGCACGGTATAAACTTACCTTCATCTGAatcttcttctgcagctcctccatggcctcctgTTGAGCAGCACTAAGAGCAGCCAGACGCTCCTCTCGGTCTCTTCAGACAGGACATAGAAAAGCAGTGTGAAATCAAAGGAGGATCGGAGCAGCCACCTGTGTatacacactgtacattcaTACTAAAGGGATCTGGGTCCACATACCTGGCCCTTTCCCGCGCTGCATCTTCTCtagctttctctttttcctgcctctgctgctctatACGAGCCTCCTGCTCCTTTCTTCGaatcagcagctcctccacccgTGCCTGCCGCTCTGCTTCCAGGGCCCGTTTACGCTCCTACAGCGGGAGGAGAGTAGTAGAGATTGAAGATACTactgaatgtgaaaaatataGCTAGAAAGATTACACATGAATCAAGCATTGGTTTCTGTTGCACCTGCACAGCCTCATCTCTGgcctgcttctcctcctgtctcctctgtctaTCCTCCTGCAGCTCGTTAAGGCGTTGCTCATACTCATTTAATTTGGCCAGGGCGTCATGCCTCTTGTTTTGGGCTTCCAGAGTGTTGATGAATGCGATTTCGTTCACCTGGGCAGACAGATACACTCATAAACAAGGATATTAATAGCAGACAGGCCATAAAATAtgtgttgaaaaaagaaaaaaagcaaacacatatacacaaatcaATGAACAAACCATAAATTAACATTGTGTGTTCACGAATGTAATTCAacatttaaagtggaaaaagtaTGACTGCAAATGTCCCACTCAATTCAGATAAATCCTCAGCAGTCATACGCATATGGTCACTGCTTTTCAGGAGATTCCCTCCTCTACCTTGGCCTCTTCCTCTTGGGCCTTCTTCACAATTgcctggagctgcagctctcgCTTAAACTCTGCATGTAACAGCCTTTCCTCCATCATCCTCCGACGCTGCTCCAACAACTCCTCCTTCCATTtcctcacctccttctcctgcagagAGTGAAGAATGACAAGCAGGAGTGGATGAAAGTGTAAAGGAGGAGAGTAACATGCATATTCTCCAGGACAACGCAGACAATGAATTCTTAATCTATCAGTTGCTTCCCTTCCAGTGTGTCCACATGGGGATTAATGCAAATACACACCACTTCATGTATTTATGTGGTTAATCCTGATTTATTCTAGGACTCACTCATCTTGCCATGGTctgggaacaaaaacaaacttcatGAAAGGCTGTTGATTTTGGCCAGGGGTCTCTCTCACGACTGTCTGCGGCCAGCTGGCCTGGATGCAACTGGAGGGGGTTATAATATTTAGTGATTGTATCAGGCAGTGTGCTGACAAAACCTCTCGTTATGAGCCAGGCTGGGCTTAGCTTGCGCAGAGTTTCTTCGGGGTGCTTTCCGTCAACATTGCGGCTTTACTGCTCACTCACCCTTTCCAAGAGCTTCTGCAGTTTAAGCGTCTTTTCCTCACGGAGTTTGTCCCTCAGCTGCTGCgccttcagctgtttctcctcatgtttcTTCTTTGACTCTGCGATGGTTCTgtcaaaaacatggaaacaaatcactcatctctttctgtttcaccttATCATCAATGCCCCAAGCAGTTAAATACTCTAACAGGCACAGGGGCCTGTTCTGATGTTCTGGGTGGCAACCTAAAAAGAAAGAGGTCAGACTTCGTAAGTGGGCTGGTGACTCTCAGGCTGGGGGGTTAAATCCTTGTCAAAATAAGGTGAGGGGAAATCGGTAGACTGAAGTGCTGTTCAAGAACAAGTAGAAAAACTGATTGCACTGTGTGGATACTGCCAATGTGTGTTACAAATAAACAAGGCAGGCAGTTGTAAAAAAGGCTTATGTGCTCAACTAACCActgcaaagagaaaatgtgtggcACCTTTTGCGTGACGGTGAGGACAATTTCTCGTGCATGTGGATCCCATGTCCCGGAGGCCGAGCAGGTTCCTCTTCTACTATGTCTCCCCATGAGGTACTCTGTCGCCATGGCTCACGAGCTACAAGAGAGACAagcaaggaaaacaaacaggcttCAATGTAATGTTTACCATTACAAAAACAAGAGTTTTCATTTAGATGTTGACCTCCGTACCGTCATAATCTGCCAGCATGTCGCTCCAATCCATATTGACTCCACAACCTCCATTACCAATGGCAGCCTGTGTTAAAGATTAAAGTAGAACATACAATGAGGTAAAATCCAAACTTGCTTTCAAACAGGTGGTGCGTAACAGTTGCAGTATAAATGAGCATGATGAATCTTACAGAGAAgtcattttcattgtcagtttCCAGGTCATTGTTCTCGGCCTGAATCTCTCTGGtcagctgctcttcctcagCGATGGCACTTGCAATGGCCTCCTCGTTGGCCTTCTCCAGTCGGTCGGCAAGCTCCTCTTTCTTGGCCAGGACCTCTGCCATGGACTGGGGCTGAACACATGGCAGCATAGATAGCgcttcacacatgcagcatttcACACTTCATAAATGTTGAGTTCATGCAAACAAGCACTGAGGaaccagaaaaacagaaacccGTTATTGTCTTATAATAGGCCTTTTTCATGGACATCATTTTGACGGGttaaaattaatgatggctgaattccatttagcgGTTTCCatttcagggtcctggtactGTGCATGCAGGCTCACTCTCATGGATTACCaggacacttgaatagaactCAGCCATCGTTATGTATATATTTGTGAAACTGTTTTCCTCCTCCGCAGAGGTGCTTCTAATACCTTTGCCCGTTTTTATGTCAATTATGTTGACGAaacattcaaaaacagaaatgaggtAAATAATCCCAACTGAACAAAAGTACTTAATATGAAGCACCTGTAAGAATACatttcagcttctgtgaggtTGGCCTGATTTGTACTTGGGTGCACGATCCAAAGACTGAAGGGAACACCATATCAACCCAATCACAGTTTGTACCACACAATCATCACAAGAATCACAAGTGAGGAGGCATTCAAGAGTCATGCAGGTCACATTTActgtgaggatggagagatggtgGAAGGAGGCAACTGATGGCTTTCCTACAGTAAACATTTTACTTCAACCTTTTAAGTTTTTTGGCAGTTTATGGATTTTCATGACATGGCAATAAGACAATGACTCAGTTTGCTCCAGCGCAGAAAGTCTTTCACATGACGTATGTATGGGAAGGTTAAAAAGTTCTAAATCTTAAGAACACAAGTATCGCCTGGACGAGGTCAATGACTACAGTGGTGTTAAATTTGAGGCCAAATAGCCTTCACTGCAGATTTGAGCTGAAGTTTTATCCACATGTTTTCACTCACCACCTGCCAAAATCTGACAGTATCCCACTTAGAGGTGTAGTCACCCTTGATTAAGTGTATGGAGCTCTGTGTTTACACACCCCATGATGCTTAATAATAGTGACAACACCTGATGTGGGCAGACAATGTTTTCATAAGATCTGACACTGGGTTGAATACAAATTGGAAACTCAGTAAAGTTTCCGCAGCGTTATttcttttcgtttttttttccacagaattTTAAAAGTGGCCAAAAACCACTAAAAAAGTTGAGAGACTTGTTTTGGGCAACACCCTTGGAGCACTTGCTCAAGTACAAAAGTCATCTACTCACAGCTATTCTTCACAGTGAACGGTGCTATAACAACACTGCACAGAGCTATGCAGTCTTGCCTGCACATTTGGTCTGGAGGTTTCTTAAGATTGACTTTGTTTAGGCGGTGAAGGACCCTTAGGGatccctgccccccccccaacccccacccttccctccctctgctcctccatctctcaGCACTCACAGTAGAAAGCTCTGTGGGGTCCAGCACACTCTCCAGTTTCACCGCTGCCATGGGAGTCTCAGCCTGTCCTGGAGCAGATGTGGCCATGCCCTGCGACGCGCCCCCCTCAGCCCCACTGTCCCCCAAGGCCAACAGTGCACTGAGCCCATCCGTCTGGGGAAGGTCTGGGGATGCAGAGCGGGCCAGAGCAGGGTCTGGGACTGATAAAGTAATGTCTGTTGGTGGGACAGTGGCTGAGGACAGGGTGGGCTCTGGGGCTTGGGATGGGGTAAGAGCTGCAATGGGGGGAGGCGCATCTTCACAGTGTGCGTCGACACGCTGCCCTGAGTCTTGCACACTCTCTGCTGGGGGCTGCAccaacaggcacacacaaaaacacgcaAACCAAATTTAAAGACATGCATATTTCAAGCAATTCATGGGAGcaattcaaaaaacaaaaagaaataaaaccagTCATTACTCAACACATACACTagctaaaaacacaaatcatGCAGGAAAGCTGGTACTAACATGCCCTGAACATCCAATTATGATCAAAACAAGCTGATAGATTGGAAATACTGATTTGTATTTCAAAATCAAGCGATGGCTATAGCACACTCTTACCACGTGTGTCTTGAGGCATCGACAGAGTATTTATTTCATGGGAATGAAAATGGGTTTTCTGCCTCTGAAATGTCAGTGTACAATCAATCGCCTTAAAGTTGATATGCCTGTCTGGACAGTCTGTCTATGAATACCATGGAgctcaaaacaaaaacaaatgtggtTGATACAATGATCTAGTGTTACTCTGCTCCTTGTGAATAATTGATATGCAGGGACTGCTCAGGGAAAAAGACGTCACAAGGTACTGAACCTCAGTACCTCCATCACGTGCCCATTCACTGGACATCCAACCTTCTCTAGGGGGTCAGGCTCGGCAGGGACTTGCTGCTCAGTGTCCGTATTGGTCACGTCCTGGTCCGGGGGACACTCAGGACGgagctgttgctgttgttgctgttgttgttgttgttgttgttgctgctgctgctgttgctgctgctgctgctgctgttgctgctgttgctgctgctgttgttgttgttcctgaGGCGGCTGATGTGAGTGGTCACACTTGGCGCTGACCTGTTTTGGGGTGACACTCGCCAAGACAGGACTGACCTTGGCAACTATTGTAGCAGAGCGAGGTTTGGCAGTACGTCCTCGCTGGACGGTCTCCCAGCCCTCAGCATCTTTTTTACCTGGAGAGCACATGAGGTACTGAATCACTCAAGGAGAGGAAGATGCGTTACTGTGCTCTCCAAGGAACCACATTTTCACAAAGTACGTTCTGACTCTGTGCAGGAGATTTCTTACCCAGTTTTTCTACCGGGAAGGCGGTCGGCTGACTGGAGCTAGGGATAGACTGTGTGCACTTCACTCGGTCTGCCCAGCTGGGGCCTGTGTGGGAGAACCGGGCTGCAGCCAGTGTAGCTGGGGGACCACTGAATAGGACAAACATACGTATCATGCATGAGAGCAAACAAATGTGCACCTGTACAATGAAGCCTTTACTGCCGACAGGTAGGATTTTCAATTTTATTATCCCTTAGCATCTAATCTCTGAGCAGCTCCTCTAGTCCTGCCTGTCACAGACGCTTCAGGAGTCTGAAGACAGTGCCTATCTAACACCGCTGCACTCTCCACTCTGAGATAGCATGGGACTGTATTGGACAACAGGCCTCCGTCATGATCAATATCCATTTCCTGCAGCATCCGATTACAGAGCAGTGCACATATTGAACCGATGCTTCAGCAGTCTTTAACTGACACTTTCATCTACACCTTCCACCAATTCTGTGGCCAAAGAGTGAGAGACTCAACAAATTGCATTAAACAAATGCTTCACCATCAGAAATCAATGACCGCATTGCCAGATAACCTAGTCTGCATTTTCCAACCCCTTTAAAAACAGGCATAGTGCATCATTTAAAATACTGATTGCTTAATAACAGGATGCCTTATGATACGATTTTAATTGAATAAATGTTGTGTTgatctttaaaacaaaaataaatggcTAATTGTGATGCGGGAAAGATGGGGCTGTGGTGCTGCACACCGCTCTGAAAGCATGACGAGACATAATGACAGTAAGACAAAGGTTACCCAAAGTTGCGGGTGCGACGTGCCCCTGGAGAGGGAACCATTCTGTCTGCTGAGGTGCTCGGCATCACATGACGTCCCGGAGACATCTTGCGTACCTCCCAGGCTAAAGATGTGGGCCTGAACAAAGTGAAAGTGGTGAATTACATTCACTAGTTGGGAAACacgcacacaatcacacacacacttggctcACACTTCGGCAAATTAGTTAAACGGCTGATTCACTTGGAGCAATTTATGCAATAAATGGAGCGTGTACAAGTTTCAGGTTGTCTTATTGATTAACAGTACGCTTTAAATGAACAAATTGGGAGGCAGCACTGGGAATTTCATTTCTTAGTCAATTTACAGTTGCAGTGGTCACTGTGTTAAAGAGAAGCCAATAAACTCATGGATCTCTTTGAATTAAAGCCAAGGTTATTGATCCATTCTGTTTGTGACTCAAAGCCAGGACCAGACAGCCGCACTTCCAGTTTCACCTCAGGGAGAAATTGAAAAGCAGAGTGAATGAGAATgagagataaagaaaaggagggaggggggagaaacCTGTTCTGGGCATCTGTTTTCTCCAATTTCTCCTGAAGCTGGATCCAGTCTATGAGAGCTTTGAAATCCCGCACGTAGTTGTCCAACATCATCAACACCTCCTAAAGACGAGCAGATACAATAGAATGGAGAATGATTACAGAGAGATTCTGAACACAAAGATGAAGAATGGTACAAACTAACAGAAAGgtacatttgaaaataaataaaatgaaatagcTATTGGACAGTATTTAAgtaaaaaacagcacattctaTTAAACACCTAGAAAATAGGCAGCAATTTCTGTAATAATAACCCATTATATCTTTCTGTGAGTATTTTCTACTTACTGCTTTCTGGGATCAGATAGATACAACAGAAacacttttgcttttttaactAAAGCCAATAACTGGCATTTTAAATGCTTGTTCAGAGTCCCAACATGCCATTTCAGTCTGTTTAAAACTGACAGAGGGACTCATGAGATCATGAGAGTGGAccacacatgcaaagacaaacacttgATTAAAAGGTGTGAGGAAGAACAGAGAAGGCAAGATCCTATTATCTGCACTTGGACTGACTCACAGTGTTAGTTATCCAGAGGTGCTGGAGCTTTGTCCCAGAGCTCTAATGAAACGAACACAACTGATTGATGGGAAGCGTGAAGGGAGTGGTAATGGAGAGTAAAGCTTCACAGTGCTTTTAGTTAATAGACAAGTCACGCCAGTGAAAGATGTGTCCCCAGCAGGTCTGCTGATTGGAGCTGGTTAACAGGCAAAGACCACCGCTACAGCCCGGTGTACATTTGGTAATGAAGGCCAAGACGGAGAGAGGtttcctgctcctctgacaGATAAACCAACAGTGAGTGAAGGCACCATAAAGTGGCTTTCAGCATGTTAACAGGCATACCTAAATACAGCCCTCACATAACATTTCATGAGGAATGACAAAATGTTTAACCTTCCAGAAGCATTGCCATAAAGCAGGATGGGCAGTAAAATCCTGTGGTCCATGCATagaaacatgaatgaacagGTACAACCTATGTTAAGGTGACTGACCTCAAGTAAATAATTCAcagctttcattgtttttttttcttagttaaATAATTTATGACCAGAAGAGCGTGTTCCAGTTCAGGTTTAAAAACTTTATGTACATATGAAACAAAATTAAGACTCTATCACTATTGGCTCCATGCAAACAGGAACGCCAAGTGTCTTTCTTGCCTGGTCTTTGTGATATGGTTAATAAATCAGAGATGCGTTAAGGGACAGCTAATAGGAATAAATTAGGCCTAGGGGCTATGGGTTAAAGAGTGTGTGGGCGTTATTAATAAGCATATATGAATCATTTGGCTGGATGAACAATAACATATTACATTAGGTCAGCAGCACCAAGGTTCCCACTCAGAATTATACAAAGCATTACAGTAACACTGCAGAGAGTTAGGCATCACTTCCTGACAATGGTTGTGTTTACATCCATATGTTTTTGGGTGGGAAAACTGTTAGTCATTTGTGTGAGAGCACATAATGCAGATTGCCCACGGCTGCACTGGTGGTTTGTGGCTGGGGGATATCAGAGCACTCTGCTTCCCCTCCAGATGACTCCATCATCTATCAGTGTCCATTAAGCCCAAGCTGGGTGGGATGGGGGATTATGAACAGCACCCAGCACCATGGCCATTAGACAGCATTAGAGTGTAGAGCGATACAGTGGTatgaggggaggggggaaaaaaaaactgcactggCCAGATGTTTGACACAGGACAACTGACAAAATGCTGATCACACCACAGGGAGCTGAGCTGTGGCACTGACAACAAGCCAACCACACCACAGGGAACTGGGCTACGGTACTGACCACAGACCGTCACCAGAACCATGCTCAGCATAATGCAGCATGGCAGaataatcaataaaacagaGGACCAGCAGGATCATACCAGTATGCCCTGGAGCAACACTGCAGCGCTCCGAGGCTGCGCCGAGACAAAACTCACAGACCCACAAAACAGAGAATAATGTCAAAAAGGTTCAGTTTATGTGCAAGTCACCGACCAAAAAAGGAGCCAAAGTGGCAGGGCCTCGTTTCAGCAAATGCCTGACGacaaacaatgcaaacacaatGCTGTTTACAGTCTCTTGTCAATATTCAGTCCAGTCAGGCCCAAGAGAGAGTCCTGTGATAATTCTCTCACCAGCCAGCCTTCACAGAGCCCCTCTGACATAAAGCAGAAATCAAGAGGAATGTGAGCTGTGAGGGAGAAATTGTGTTGTGATCTCAATGTCTCCCTCTAGTGCTCAAAAATCCAAACACAACTCAGTCTCCTTCCTGTTTGGTCAATTCAGATCATGAAAAAGCTGATCCTGAGACTCTGCAGTTTTACCCAGGACATtgttttctccccctcctcaaAGCTCACTAACCCTGCATTCTACGACGCTCTGATCAGATTCACAGGTGACGTAAATTTCATCCACTGCTCGACGCAGGTTGTCGAAGAGGAAAGCCCAGTAGCGTGCTCGTAGGTCCACCTTGCGGGGCTGCCTGGCTTTGGTGGGGCTCTTCTCTGTCCCCTTGTCCAACAAGGCACCAGCTGTGCCTTTACTCTCCACACCAGCATTCTGTGGAGACAAAGCATGGAGCAAACACTATGGTAACAATGACAAACTTATTACAGTGCCATGCAAGTCTCAAGCTGTTTATACGTAGCAGCGACAGCACTTCTCTTTGTGCTGGCTGGGACAGGAGGTACCTTATATTACCAACCATTCAAATAGAAAGTacttataaatatatatatttatatgaacTTAAAGACAATGCATTAGGTTATAGAGCATTTTACTAGCTCAGTCAGTGACATATTGTCGGCAACAATCGTGTTGTCATGCCATTATATAATGTCCCATCCAATAATATTCTCTTTACACCGTGTAGGAAGGAGTTCAGAgatcagactgaaaacagattttggTTAGGTGCAGTGAAGGAATACTTCACACATTACAATAACAGACTACCATCGCTCCCCTTCTGCACCCTTTGCTTTGTGAGCTAAGCTTTTCCAAGAGTGACTTACACAATGCAAAAACAGGAAGTTTCATGACCATCAGAGATCCACTTGCAGTATGAGGCAAAAGACAGGGATGGCATAGCTTGGTGCATGGAGCCCTCTAGTGCAGGAAGATAATATACCAACCTGTTTTTTATTCCTCTGTTGACCAGAATTGACTCTCTGAGCCCTGGAACTGCCAGTGGAGTTGCTTTTGGACTTTGCTAGAGGTGGACAAAACAATAACCTTAATCAAGGTGCCAAAGGTATCAGGTGAGGAAGATGCATGTCAACAGAACAGCCCAAATGTGACGTTAGAGTGGAATATGGCCGCAGTCTGGTATTAATGGCACAAACTCAAGAGCAGCAAATAAGCCTTGAATAAAATAACTGAACTGACCCAAAAAGAAGGGAGAGAGCCAAAACAAaagtgagagagtgtgagaggcTATGGTAGAGCTTTCTGAGCAGGTTGGTCTAAAACAAGCTTTCTTTAATATAGAGCCTTAATAATGTGATGGATCGCTGCCATGCTTTACAGGAAACTATACTGTTGAACAGACAAGATGAAAGTTACACTTTACTGGagttatttttctttcaggGTTTCAAGAATTACATCAAAAGCACTGTGTAAACAATTCAAAGCCTATTACATAATATTCGATTAACCAAACACTGTGAGCCACAGTGTAGCAGTGACCTGAGCCtccaaaaatgtaatgttctccataACAGAGGACCAGGCATCAGTGTAAGCTTCAGCCTGCATAGACATAGACTCTAAGCATGAGATCATCATTTATCAATCTGGCCATGAGATGAAAAATGATGACTGTGTTCCAGCCGATGTTATATTACAATGAACAGCAGTGTCTCGTTTGGATACGaccacagactgtgtgtgacaCCGCCAAAGATGAAACGTGCTTCACTGGCCAATAGATATGGGAAACATCAGAGATAAACATCCTCTACCTCTGCACACTGAAGACCCCACCAAAAATGTCTCACTCTATATACTCCTGTGATGCTAATATGGAAACAATGTGAAATCTGCAGGAAAGGAGAATAACAGCATATCAACATGCACAGAAAGTTTGTCTTGCACGCAGACAccaaccctcctcctctttgttctcCAGAGGCACGCTCCAGGCGATGAGGTTTCGAGCAGCACGGCCCTCTTCAGCAACTATCTTCCTCACCTTGTCATGGCTGTTGGAGCGCTGAAAGGACGcctgcaggacaaacagatTCAACACGTCAATTTTGCACTTTATCCAACAGCCAGCATGACATGACACAGATGTGGGATTCATAAGGGGACTTTCAATAGGACACTGCGATAGGCTTGTTTCACTTGAGGCAaatctgagaaacatgacacacaTAAGGTGTCCCAACATTGACAGTGACGCATCAGAGGAATAATGGACACAAAGCTGAGGGGCTTTTTCTCAAGACCATTATTTTCTATTAATTGGTCTCTTCACTGGATTTGTTGGCAATcacaaaaatatagaatatgGCTGCCTTATACTTAAAACCCAACTGTTACACGGGTGGGCTAACCAGTAACACAGCCTGAAGCATGAGtattgttgctatggttacctCTATTCTAACACATGTTGTCCACTGATTTTGTTCAGTGATTTAAGCATTGTGTACAGCAGTGCAGTGTTACCACAGTCCTGAAAATAACGAAATGTTTTAAAGAAGGAAATCaattgttttctgtatttcttcaaGCTTCATGAATTTTAAGAGGCGTGTAACAGAGGGCACATAGTCCAAACACATCATTCATGTCgaagacagacaaataacacaggCCTTTTCAATGTGTGCAAAACAagcttaaaggtccagtgtgtaggaccATCATGTCCACCATGTTGTGCCGCCATGTtgctacagtagcccagaacgg from Chaetodon auriga isolate fChaAug3 chromosome 6, fChaAug3.hap1, whole genome shotgun sequence encodes the following:
- the scaper gene encoding S phase cyclin A-associated protein in the endoplasmic reticulum isoform X4, whose amino-acid sequence is MMDDGVALGSTVSARELAKVGTGGRGLVATAQAPRMEEASFQRSNSHDKVRKIVAEEGRAARNLIAWSVPLENKEEEAKSKSNSTGSSRAQRVNSGQQRNKKQNAGVESKGTAGALLDKGTEKSPTKARQPRKVDLRARYWAFLFDNLRRAVDEIYVTCESDQSVVECREVLMMLDNYVRDFKALIDWIQLQEKLEKTDAQNRPTSLAWEVRKMSPGRHVMPSTSADRMVPSPGARRTRNFGGPPATLAAARFSHTGPSWADRVKCTQSIPSSSQPTAFPVEKLGKKDAEGWETVQRGRTAKPRSATIVAKVSPVLASVTPKQVSAKCDHSHQPPQEQQQQQQQQQQQQQQQQQQQQQQQQQQQQQQQQQQLRPECPPDQDVTNTDTEQQVPAEPDPLEKVGCPVNGHVMEPQSMAEVLAKKEELADRLEKANEEAIASAIAEEEQLTREIQAENNDLETDNENDFSAAIGNGGCGVNMDWSDMLADYDAREPWRQSTSWGDIVEEEPARPPGHGIHMHEKLSSPSRKRTIAESKKKHEEKQLKAQQLRDKLREEKTLKLQKLLEREKEVRKWKEELLEQRRRMMEERLLHAEFKRELQLQAIVKKAQEEEAKVNEIAFINTLEAQNKRHDALAKLNEYEQRLNELQEDRQRRQEEKQARDEAVQERKRALEAERQARVEELLIRRKEQEARIEQQRQEKEKAREDAARERARDREERLAALSAAQQEAMEELQKKIQMKHDESSRRHMEQIEQRKEKAAELSSGRHANTDYAPKLTPYERKKQCSLCGVVITSEVHLFSHTKGKRHQQAVRDSSSIQGRELSDEEVEHLSLKKYIVDIVTDSSVSSESMKDGEERQKARKKAKKLRARMNSRAKEYETSMEAKTQVPDSPYKAKLQRLVKDLLKQLQGQDSGQWANNKVSGLDRTLGEISRILEKQNNADQVAFQVGGGLSALEQILQVVTAASTPTAVPRIPLKSLCAAVNTYYLACSCCPLNCSYVLFSNKIALLMDLLLHQLTLYVPDEDKSIFGRSVNKQVFEGLTTGLLQTIATILGSLWPHVSESGQGEKTWISSPDAKVKSSATESFNTRTQDLISYVVNMGLIDKLYGCFLSVQAPVDEYPKMSAFLQQASALLHSMCKLCFVVTGRAPSIFDNKRQDPTGLTALLQSTDLVGVVHTLYCILLHSFVPESASQSQEPYGPGVIQVALQGIRFLNSFALLDLSAFQSVLGAEGLSLAFRHIVSSLLWYCTQHSSEELLHEVIICVGYFTVNHPDNQVIVQSGRQPSVLQKLCQLPFQYFSHPRLIRVLFPSLISACYNNSQNKVILQQEMSCVLLATFIQDCAANGKDSDNKTKQAVSQPLDYCELSNRFPRDQWDSALQFFLKKQEE